A window of the Podarcis raffonei isolate rPodRaf1 chromosome 4, rPodRaf1.pri, whole genome shotgun sequence genome harbors these coding sequences:
- the LOC128412715 gene encoding ras-related protein Rab-9B-like: MSGKSLLLKVILLGDGGVGKSSLMNRYVTNKFDSQAFHTIGVEFLNRDLEVDGHLVTLQIWDTAGQERFKSLRTPFYRGADCCLLTFSVDDQRSFDNLGHWQKEFLCYANVKDPERFPFVVLGNKVDKLERQVMPEDARAWCTEHGNYPYLETSAKDDTNVAVAFEEGVRRVLAVEEQLERCVLGSSINLHASSKAGSSCC, from the coding sequence ATGAGTGGGAAGTCGCTGCTGCTGAAGGTCATCCTCCTGGGCGATGGGGGTGTTGGGAAGAGCTCTCTCATGAACCGCTACGTCACCAACAAGTTTGACTCGCAGGCTTTCCACACCATCGGCGTGGAGTTCCTCAACCGGGACCTGGAGGTGGACGGGCACTTGGTGACCCTCCAGATTTGGGACACAGCCGGGCAGGAGCGCTTCAAGAGCCTGCGGACCCCCTTCTACCGGGGGGCCGACTGCTGCCTGCTGACCTTCAGCGTGGACGACCAGCGGAGCTTTGACAACCTGGGCCACTGGCAGAAGGAGTTCCTCTGCTACGCCAACGTGAAGGACCCCGAGCGCTTCCCCTTTGTGGTGCTGGGCAACAAGGTGGACAAGCTGGAGAGGCAGGTGATGCCCGAAGACGCCCGGGCCTGGTGCACGGAGCACGGCAACTACCCCTACCTGGAGACAAGCGCCAAGGACGACACCAATGTGGCCGTGGCCTTTGAGGAAGGTGTGCGGCGGGTGTTGGCCGTGGAGGAACAGCTGGAGCGCTGTGTGCTGGGCAGTTCCATCAACTTGCATGCCAGCAGCAAGGCAGGCTCTTCCTGTTGCTGA
- the HMGB1 gene encoding high mobility group protein B1 encodes MGKGDPKKPRGKMSSYAYFVQTCREEHKKKHPDASVNFSEFSKKCSERWKTMSAKEKGKFEDMARADKVRYEREMESYIPPKGETKKKFKDPNAPKRPPSAFFLFCSEYRPKIKGEHPGLSIGDVAKKLGEMWNNTSANDKQPFEKKASKLKEKYEKDVAAYRAKGKPEVAKKLAPPKPEKSKKKKEEEDDDDDEDDDEEDEDEDEEEDEEEEDDDE; translated from the exons ATGGGCAAAGGTGATCCTAAAAAGCCAAGAGGCAAAATGTCCTCATATGCCTACTTTGTGCAAACTTGCCGAGAAGAGCACAAGAAGAAACACCCAGATGCTTCAGTGAACTTTTCAGAGTTCTCAAAAAAATGTTCAGAACGGTGGAAG ACTATGTCTGCTAAAGAGAAAGGAAAGTTTGAAGATATGGCACGAGCTGACAAAGTTCGTTatgaaagagaaatggaaagttACATACCACCTAAAGGAGAGACGAAAAAGAAATTCAAGGACCCAAATGCACCAAAGAGGCCTCC CTCAGCATTTTTCTTGTTCTGCTCTGAGTATCGTCCAAAAATCAAAGGAGAACACCCTGGCCTCTCTATTGGGGATGTTGCAAAGAAACTCGGAGAGATGTGGAATAATACTTCCGCAAATGATAAGCAACCTTTTGAAAAGAAGGCATCCAAACTGAAGGAGAAGTATGAAAAG GATGTTGCTGCATACAGAGCTAAGGGGAAGCCTGAGGTAGCCAAAAAGCTAGCTCCACCTAAGCCTGagaaaagcaagaaaaagaaggaagaggaagacgaTGATGACGACGAGGATGATGATGAAGAGGATGAAGatgaggacgaggaggaggatgaggaagaagaggatgatGATGAATAA